The following proteins are co-located in the Sulfurospirillum deleyianum DSM 6946 genome:
- a CDS encoding cytochrome c3 family protein gives MCNKKTLFSIGVFLLLSAISLIGSEATTPSPAKEIPISAEMKEKFPIKAHHAKLSLRCTDCHEGQGDNPENFKAIGDEGCLSCHKTKQYLAERLKFMDALHVNPHNSIHDGPKLYCDECHFEHQKSDNMCLSCHSNDVKLWMRETP, from the coding sequence ATGTGTAACAAAAAAACTCTTTTTTCTATAGGAGTTTTTCTTCTTCTTAGTGCTATTTCTCTGATTGGCAGTGAGGCGACAACGCCCTCTCCTGCCAAAGAGATTCCAATCAGCGCTGAGATGAAAGAGAAGTTTCCTATCAAAGCTCATCATGCCAAACTCTCTTTGAGATGTACGGACTGTCATGAGGGGCAAGGGGATAACCCTGAAAACTTTAAAGCGATTGGGGATGAGGGATGTCTATCTTGTCATAAAACCAAACAGTATTTGGCAGAGAGACTTAAATTTATGGATGCATTACATGTCAATCCACACAACTCGATTCATGATGGTCCAAAACTCTATTGCGATGAGTGCCACTTTGAGCACCAAAAATCAGACAATATGTGTTTAAGCTGTCACAGCAATGATGTGAAACTTTGGATGAGGGAGACACCATGA
- a CDS encoding response regulator transcription factor, giving the protein MKIFILESDKALQESIDTCLNNCRLKITIRKAYDKQELFDEAPHMEEYALFVLNLKNPADPRVMDFIREHGGYAPILLLLEPMEEPLMLKTLYYLGYNDVIIKPFYVEEMVFRIYKLCEIWNNDVFFLRNGMYFDCKQGIFISNKEDSILLGRKESLLLKCLFLKSPHIATWDEIISFVYHNEIISQERIRALVKQLRDKLPLECIKTVNGKGYQLLLPN; this is encoded by the coding sequence ATGAAGATATTTATACTTGAATCTGATAAAGCCCTGCAAGAGAGCATAGACACCTGCCTCAACAACTGCCGTTTAAAAATCACCATTCGCAAAGCCTACGATAAACAAGAACTGTTTGATGAAGCCCCTCACATGGAAGAATACGCTTTGTTTGTGCTCAATCTCAAAAATCCAGCCGACCCTCGGGTGATGGATTTTATTCGAGAACATGGAGGGTATGCCCCTATTTTACTGCTATTAGAGCCAATGGAAGAACCTTTAATGCTTAAAACGCTTTATTATCTTGGCTATAACGATGTGATTATTAAACCCTTTTATGTTGAGGAGATGGTGTTTCGTATCTATAAACTCTGTGAGATTTGGAATAACGATGTCTTCTTTTTACGCAATGGTATGTATTTTGATTGCAAACAAGGTATCTTTATAAGCAACAAAGAAGATTCTATTCTTTTAGGTCGCAAAGAGTCTCTGCTTTTAAAATGTCTTTTTTTAAAATCACCGCATATAGCCACATGGGATGAGATTATCTCGTTTGTGTATCACAATGAAATTATCTCGCAAGAGCGTATTCGAGCGCTTGTCAAGCAACTCCGAGATAAACTCCCTCTTGAGTGCATTAAAACAGTGAATGGAAAAGGGTACCAACTCTTACTTCCTAACTAA
- a CDS encoding OprD family outer membrane porin produces MKLVKLSLAALITLGTMANAADTLADAFKNGKATGELRFVYTAGSESDAEVQTNPVNNVNVGSVAAELKYVTDSLYGFKLGMAFQSAHDLGFHENDNTSTGAAQIASEDDERNSVSTTLLSEAYIQYTYSKSNIMIGRQKIKTPLIMTSTAFALEDSFDAAVITVNEIPDTMVKLMYIQDWQMRYGSDARNTPTQKDDHFKDGIYSLFFVNKSIKNLKIDGQYLKTNENEMIYDAPVFMGEGGYDEYYLQAEYKLPISFPLSLAMTYAGADYDTGVKAAPVSAVPDAGGDNARLYGFKVGTELSGIKLNVAYTTMDDEANFPGTLGHVPDAVAYTDMLTNNAIFAGVDAYSIEAIYGFGVPGLSSALKYAHYEQSDEGYLNSGHGATNRMNLDGADEINIDLKYAFSGALKGFSARLWAGYGIYDNPTSATGVTSSSDDDFLYGRFYLKYNF; encoded by the coding sequence ATGAAACTCGTTAAATTATCCCTTGCGGCACTCATCACACTTGGCACGATGGCAAATGCTGCAGATACGCTCGCCGATGCGTTTAAAAACGGTAAAGCCACTGGTGAATTGCGTTTTGTCTACACCGCAGGCTCAGAGAGCGACGCAGAAGTTCAAACCAATCCAGTGAATAATGTCAATGTTGGCTCAGTGGCCGCAGAACTTAAATACGTCACCGATAGTTTGTATGGCTTTAAACTAGGAATGGCATTTCAATCCGCACATGATCTAGGTTTCCATGAAAATGATAACACAAGCACGGGTGCAGCCCAAATTGCTAGTGAAGATGATGAGCGTAACTCTGTAAGCACTACCCTTCTCTCAGAAGCGTACATTCAGTATACCTACTCCAAATCAAACATTATGATTGGTCGTCAAAAAATCAAAACTCCTCTTATTATGACCAGTACTGCCTTTGCACTGGAAGACTCTTTTGATGCGGCGGTTATTACGGTCAATGAAATTCCTGATACGATGGTTAAATTGATGTACATTCAAGACTGGCAAATGCGTTATGGCAGTGATGCACGAAATACGCCAACTCAAAAAGATGACCATTTTAAAGATGGCATCTACTCTCTTTTCTTTGTCAATAAAAGCATTAAAAACTTGAAAATTGATGGGCAGTACCTTAAAACCAATGAAAATGAAATGATTTATGACGCTCCTGTTTTCATGGGAGAAGGTGGATATGATGAGTACTATTTACAAGCCGAATACAAACTGCCTATCAGTTTTCCTCTCTCGTTAGCCATGACCTATGCAGGTGCGGATTATGACACAGGTGTCAAAGCAGCTCCTGTGTCAGCCGTACCAGATGCAGGTGGCGATAATGCACGACTCTATGGCTTTAAAGTAGGCACTGAACTCTCTGGTATTAAGCTCAATGTGGCGTATACCACGATGGATGATGAAGCTAACTTCCCAGGCACACTTGGTCATGTACCAGACGCTGTTGCTTATACCGATATGCTGACCAACAATGCCATTTTTGCGGGCGTGGATGCCTACTCCATTGAAGCCATCTATGGTTTTGGAGTACCAGGTCTAAGTTCTGCACTAAAATACGCCCACTATGAGCAAAGTGATGAGGGATATTTAAACAGCGGACACGGTGCTACAAATAGAATGAACCTTGATGGTGCCGATGAGATTAATATTGACCTTAAGTATGCCTTTAGTGGCGCTCTTAAAGGTTTCTCCGCACGTCTATGGGCAGGTTATGGTATCTATGATAACCCAACAAGCGCTACTGGTGTCACATCGAGCAGTGATGATGACTTCCTTTATGGACGTTTTTACCTCAAGTATAATTTCTAA
- a CDS encoding flavocytochrome c — translation MSQETMSRRDALKFGVLGAGAAMLTASQAMAAAPMEKDVKFDEEYDVIVIGSGFAGLAAAAKAAERGLKVLILEKMGRVGGNSVINGGAFAVPMNPDQAAFGIKDSKELFINDALKAGLGINHVEMLETIFARALETFDFTVKCGAKYQTGKKPTWFGGHSVNRTIVTENMSGSAIIQPMAAFVEKLPGCKLLTRAKFDDFVMSNDGTSVLGVTARINYRFDKKLISDDMENTSGEKKVFRAKKGVILASGGFSMDKIYRKMQDPRIAYDQDATNHDGATAGALLKAFQIGALPIHIDWIQQGPWASPDERGFGVAPLLTQQGLFVHGVAVDVRNGKRFMNEMADRKTRADAEYVILREAPKAFPVAIGTYNTFEEQIYAAVEKGLQSGVMKKFDTLDALAANYKIPADALKETIKVYNETALAGKEDQFKKQTLKDLKAAPIDMKGPFYAIRLMPKPHHTMGGLKIDTKARVISGNTGKPIPGLFAAGEVTGGTHGASRLGSYAISDCLVFGMIAGETI, via the coding sequence ATGAGTCAAGAGACGATGTCCAGACGTGACGCTCTAAAATTTGGTGTTCTAGGTGCGGGAGCTGCGATGCTTACTGCGAGTCAAGCAATGGCGGCGGCACCTATGGAGAAAGATGTTAAGTTTGATGAGGAGTACGATGTTATTGTGATCGGCTCTGGTTTTGCTGGACTTGCCGCTGCAGCTAAAGCGGCTGAGCGAGGCTTAAAAGTGCTTATTTTAGAAAAAATGGGACGTGTGGGAGGAAACTCTGTTATTAACGGTGGTGCGTTTGCCGTGCCAATGAACCCAGATCAAGCAGCCTTTGGCATTAAAGACTCTAAAGAGCTTTTCATTAACGATGCACTGAAAGCAGGTTTGGGTATCAACCACGTAGAGATGTTAGAGACTATTTTTGCTCGTGCCTTAGAGACGTTTGATTTTACGGTTAAATGTGGTGCGAAATATCAAACAGGCAAAAAACCAACATGGTTTGGTGGTCATTCTGTGAACAGAACGATTGTGACTGAAAACATGAGTGGTTCAGCCATTATTCAGCCGATGGCAGCTTTTGTTGAGAAATTACCTGGTTGTAAACTTCTTACTCGTGCAAAATTTGATGATTTTGTTATGAGCAATGATGGTACGTCTGTTTTAGGCGTCACAGCACGTATTAACTACCGTTTTGATAAAAAACTTATCAGCGACGATATGGAAAACACTTCAGGTGAGAAAAAAGTTTTCCGTGCGAAAAAAGGTGTCATTTTAGCCAGTGGTGGTTTTTCTATGGATAAAATCTACCGCAAAATGCAAGATCCAAGAATCGCTTATGATCAAGATGCAACCAACCACGATGGCGCAACCGCAGGCGCTCTGCTAAAAGCCTTCCAAATTGGAGCTCTTCCTATACACATTGACTGGATTCAACAAGGACCATGGGCTAGTCCAGATGAAAGAGGTTTTGGTGTCGCACCACTGCTCACACAACAAGGTCTTTTTGTTCATGGTGTTGCTGTGGATGTACGAAACGGTAAGCGTTTTATGAATGAAATGGCAGATCGTAAAACCAGAGCGGATGCTGAGTATGTTATCCTAAGAGAAGCACCCAAAGCCTTCCCAGTTGCGATTGGTACCTACAATACATTCGAAGAACAGATTTACGCAGCAGTTGAAAAAGGACTCCAATCTGGCGTTATGAAAAAATTTGACACCCTTGATGCTTTGGCGGCGAACTACAAAATTCCAGCTGATGCGCTCAAAGAGACCATTAAAGTTTACAATGAAACAGCGTTAGCGGGTAAAGAAGATCAGTTTAAAAAACAAACACTTAAAGACCTTAAAGCAGCACCGATTGATATGAAAGGACCTTTTTATGCGATTCGTTTGATGCCAAAACCTCACCATACCATGGGTGGTTTAAAAATTGACACCAAAGCACGTGTAATTTCAGGAAATACAGGTAAACCAATCCCCGGACTTTTCGCAGCCGGAGAGGTAACAGGTGGAACTCATGGCGCAAGCCGATTGGGTAGCTATGCTATTTCTGATTGTCTTGTCTTTGGAATGATTGCAGGAGAAACGATTTAA
- a CDS encoding cytochrome c3 family protein, which yields MMQKLLLFIKSKLFLFGAVGVVIGLFFSLAMYEGLHRTSDDKFCIVCHEMAPMVAAYHNDVHGGAGKTGIKVTCVTCHLPHDNVLAYIATKARNGVVEGAIHFFGNPDAIDWHANRAKKEHFVEDGGCIGCHTNYKTNTNISAKGLKMHAHYDSLKDTDKKIGCASCHVEVGHHGLKSMLNYYKPEYPYYNGKLDKKKEEVEKKLNETLK from the coding sequence ATGATGCAAAAACTTCTTTTGTTTATCAAGAGTAAACTTTTTCTCTTTGGTGCAGTGGGTGTTGTTATTGGTCTTTTCTTCTCATTAGCGATGTATGAGGGACTTCATCGAACCAGTGATGATAAATTTTGTATCGTTTGTCATGAGATGGCACCGATGGTGGCGGCCTATCACAACGACGTCCATGGAGGTGCTGGTAAAACAGGTATTAAAGTCACGTGTGTTACCTGCCACTTACCTCATGACAATGTTCTTGCATATATTGCAACCAAAGCTAGAAATGGTGTGGTTGAGGGCGCAATTCACTTTTTTGGCAATCCTGATGCGATTGATTGGCATGCCAACCGTGCTAAAAAAGAGCATTTTGTAGAAGATGGTGGTTGTATTGGATGTCATACCAACTATAAGACCAATACCAATATCAGTGCTAAAGGTTTAAAAATGCATGCGCATTACGATAGCCTTAAAGATACGGATAAAAAAATTGGATGTGCGTCATGCCACGTTGAAGTGGGACACCATGGACTTAAATCTATGTTGAACTACTACAAACCTGAGTATCCGTATTACAACGGTAAATTAGATAAGAAAAAAGAAGAAGTTGAGAAAAAACTCAATGAAACTTTGAAGTAA